The Tripterygium wilfordii isolate XIE 37 chromosome 18, ASM1340144v1, whole genome shotgun sequence nucleotide sequence CCAATGACACATCATGATGATAATTATACGCAAAGCTCAAAACTTAAAATCCCCACATAACAAGTTTGCCTGGGTCCTGCTAACAAGTTTAGTCAACCCGTCTGATCTTTCGCTATAGAATTCACAAAATAAGCATCCCCACGTTCTGTTCTCTTGTTTTAAACTAGTGCACCAAAGACTTTTCGTGATGAATGACCAACTCTAGCAAAACCTTAAAGCAATAAGAATGAAATGTTCAATTATTTACTCCAGCATCTTTGACAAgagatatatattatatatgccgACTATACAGTACATGATGTATTCTTATCTCAGACATGAtgttagaagaaaaagaaatcttCCCCTGTTTCATATTCTACCTCAAATACATTTTATTATTCTCATCACTCAAATACTACTCATTAAAGCAGCGAATGAGTAAATAACCATCCAACTACAGAGTATCTCCTATGACAGCATCCAACATTACAGGCTACTAAAGTACTCAACCACATATACCTGtccctttttaagtttttgcTTGGAACAAGTGCACCTGGAGTTTGGCTAATCAACTAATTAAGCTACTATCTTACAACTTTCCACATTCAATCAAGGAATTATTTATACATTAGGCACAATACATGACTACTCCTAAGTCTCTTCAAAATGATGCCATCATGAAGATAACATTAAAAAGCAGTGTCAATGATTTCTTCTTCAACTCTCCTCTCtgcttacacacacacacacacaaatgtaAAACACCTATTTGCCATGAAATTTCAAGAGGAAAATGAGCACTGCATCTGAATCCTTAGGAATGGATTATAGAATTGTATATCCTAAGCGTCGTCATCATAGTACACAGCTGGGCAATTCCTCTCAACTCCTACATGTCAGTTAGAAAACAGACCTTATGAAGATgacttttttgttttaaaaaaacaataaacaagaaaCAAGAATTTTTTTAGCCCTTCTCTCATTCACACATATGAGCACAcggacacacacacacacacacatatatacacatatatccTATGCGCCAAAACACCTCAAGACACAAAAGAGCTCATTCTATCAAGGTATGGATATAAGGCTGTTTGAGGCTGCTCAAATTGGAAATGTCAACATCTTGCACCAACTGCTAGCACAAAATCCTCTCATCCTTAATTCCATAACATTACTTTATTCAGAGAATCCTCTACATGTTGCCTCCACTGCCGGACATGTTGAATTTGTCAAGGAGATCTTGAGGTTGAAGCCAGACCTGGCAAAAGAACTTAACCGAGATGGCTTTAGTCCCATGCACATGGCTGCAGCCAATGGCCATGTAGAGATTACACAGGAACTACTAAAAGCTGACTGCGAAAATTGCAGGCTAGAGGGAAGAGATGCAAGGACTCCCCTTCATTTTGCAGCGATGAAAGGGAGGACTAGTATCATCACTGAAATGGTTTCGGCTTGTGCTGAGTGCATTGAAGATGTGACTGTTTCAAAAGAGACAGCATTGCACCTAGCCATTAACTGTAGCCAGTTTGAAGTCATCAGAGTATTGGTGGGTTCAATTAAAGAGTTGAAGAAGGAACAAATATTGAATATGAAGGACGAACAAGGTAATACAGCTCTGCATCTGGCAACCTGGAAAAAACAACGGCGGGTAAGTAATTCTTTTATAATCATAGTCATAATTAAATAGTAATGCACAGTACTTGGTTGTAAGTTGAGCACACACCCCAAACCCCCCAAATAATTTCATACTCCCACTCCTCCCATAGGAATAGAACCAAGAACTTCATGGTCTTAGTTAAATCTAGCACTGCTGAAAGATACTAGAACAAAAATATGATGAGACGATGGATGACTGTTTATTACTATAATATGTATGAAAAAAGGTATCTCTACAGGTGATAGGGTTGTTACTCGAAAGTGGAGCTGGAATTTTGGAAGTAAATGCTGTAAACCAGTGTGGTCTTACAGCCTTGGACATCCTACAAATCTTCCCTAGTGAAGCTGGTGACAGAGAGATAGAGGATAATCTTCACTATGCTGGTGCTACGAGAGCAAGGGACATTAGTCTTTCTCCCATGCCTTCCTTTGGACCTCATAACCAAGCCGTAGTAAACAGCCCATCAGAACCAGAGATGCGTCAATTTGAATCAAACAATTTGGTGGATTATTTCAAGTTCAAAAAGGATAGAGACTCTCCTAGTGAAGCACGTAGTTCAATGTTAATTATAGCAGCTCTGGTGGCAGCGGCAACATTTCAGGCTGCTGTGAACCCTCCTGGTGGTGTATGGCAAGACACTTATGTGCCAAACAGTCCAAACCAAAACCTTAGCAGCATCAACAAAGCACACAATGCAGGAGAGTCTATTTTGGGTTCTTCCAAAGTAGTTGGATATGCAATCTTCATGTTTTTTAACTCGTTAGGCTTTGTATTGTCTCTTATCATGATCGACATCCTTACAAGCAAGTTTCCCTTGCGGTTTGAGCTTGAAGTCTGCATGGTTGCAATGTATTTCTCGTACAACTCTGCATTAATCAATGTATCACCAAGTGATTTGAGGCTGTCTGTAATTATAACCACAGCTATCTTGAGTTCAATCCCACCAGTACTCGTTGCCAAATGGATGAGACTATTTGCCAAGTGGCTCAAAGAAGTGTTGATGCAAAACCTTTTTGCACCTCGGAGATGAACCACAAATTAGGCAGCATCAGCAAAGCACATTATGCAGGACAGTCCGTTTTCGCTTCTTCCAGTGGAGTATCATatgttctttgttcttttcaaCATCATAGGGTTTGCATTAGCTCTTATCATGATCGACATCCTTACAAGCAAGTTTCCATTGCGGGttgagcttcaaatctcaaATCTGCATGGTTGCAATGTATTTCTCGTACAACACTGCATTAATAAATGTATCACCAAGCAATGCGAATTGTGAGGCTCTTTGTAATTATAATCACATCAATCTTGTGTTCAATCCCACCAGTACTCCTTGCCAAATGGGTGAGAGTCGTGAGACTACTTGCCAAGCAGCTCAAAGAAGTCTTGATGCAAAATCTCTTTGCACCTTAGAGATGAACCACAAAATAAGCCTTCCCATATTTGTTTCTCTTGTTTTAAACAAGTGCAACAAAGCTTTTTTGTGATGAATGACCAACTGTTGCAAAACCTTAAAGCAATAAGAATGAAATGTTCAATTATTTACTCCAGCATCTTTGACAagagatatatcatatatgccgACAATGCAGTACATGCTGTATTCTATCTTAGTCATgatgttaaaagaaaaaatcttCCCCTGTTGATCATTCCATCTCAAATACATTTTATTCTTCTCATCAATCAAATACTCAGTAGAGCGAATATTAAAGCAGTGCATGGGTAAATAACCATTTCAACTACAGTATCTCCTATGATGCATCCAACATTAGCAGGTTACTCAAGTACTCGACCACCACATAAAAATATATCGTTACCtatctttttaagtttttgctTGGCACAAGTGCACCTAGAGTTTGGCTAATCAACTTTAACACTCAATCAAGGAATTATTTATTTCAGCCGTCACACTATGGCACAATGCATGACTACTCCTAAGTCTGTTCAAAATGATGCCATCATTAAGATAACATTAAAAAGAAGTGTCAAGGATTTCTTCTTCAACTCTTCTCTCTGctttcacacacacacaaatgtaaaataaaatacCTATTTGCCATAACATTTTAAGAGGAAAAGGAGCACTATATCTGAATTCTTAGCAATAAATTATAGAATTGTATATGCTAACCGTTGTCATCATAGGACACAGCTGGGCTATTCCTGTCAACTCCTAACTGTCGTTAGAAAACAAAGACCTTACTAAGATGactttttgttttaaaaacacaataaacaagAAGCAAGAATTTCTCACAAGCAAATTTATCCTAAATGTCTTGTTAGGCTTTCCATTGTCTCTTTCCATGATCACCATTCTCACAAGAACATTTCCATTGCAGTTTGAAATTGTTATATGCATGGTTGATATGTATTTCTCCTACAACACTGCAGTGGAGAATATTTCACTTCATAATGTAAAGCTCCTTGTcactataaaaataaatattttttcttcacTCATGCCTACAGGTCGCACACTGTTGAGACTACATGCCAAGCAAATCAAAGAGTTTGCAGTGGCCACGTTTTACTGACTCGTTTCAAAATGGATCGAAGATAATGACTTGCATGACTGGGTTTGCTTAGTTCTCTTTCTCCAAATACAGAGGAATATGAGAAGGCTATTTAGCAAACAGCGTGCTGTAAAATTTACAGTGTAGCTAACTCTCTTTTATTGATGTACACTACCAATATTCGGAGATACTTTGATTCAAATTTGTACAAGGAATACAGTCTAGATTTTCAGAAGTAGATAATCTGTTTCTGAAGCTTCAACTGTTGCAGAATTGTGTAAAAAGCTCTCTTGTTCTACGGGAGTTGATAAGGTTTTGTTGCAAAAGTTTCCACTGTTTTCTAAACCTGAAAAAAGTCAACCCGGTTATGGACCCTGGTTCCAAGATATGTTTACGGTAGAAAGTCCGgaatagaagagagagaagaggacGGAAGAGAACCATGGGTAAAAAACATGGCTGCTTCAAGTAGTGGAAAGAGGAGTAATATACGAGCTTTTTCTAGAGGAAAAAATTACTTTAGGATTATTAAGATGAAGATCTTCTGTGTTTCCAAAGATTATGGGAACGGTAGAATCAGTTATGCAATACCTGAATCAACAACAACTTTGAAAATCTCAAGAAAAGGACTAGAAGGAGAATAAAAGCACCAACACAGAAGCTCATGGAAAGGTTCAAAGGGAAGCATCTGAATCTAGCCTCAAAAAATTATGGGAGAGCCAAAATCATgaggaaaagaaaatcataGGCTAAAATCAGATCAAACCAAAAAGAATGCCCATGGCCAATCAAcagcaataaaaaaaatgaacaatccCACGTAACTTCCTGTTTCAAAGCTCTCTATAATttgttcttttaaaaaattgccTACATCATTCTCTTGCTTAGTACACACCATTTTTGTACCGCCACCACTAATGAAAGATGTCTCAACTTTTTAAAGCAACAACACAAACAAGGAAGCAAAACATTCCACAAATATAAATCAAGAAAGCTTGGACTTCAGGGAGAAAGAAAGACAACTTACCTCTCTCCATGCATAGACTATATCATTGTATTTATTGGAGCTAAAATAGCTTTGAGTAGGGCAGCCCATTTGCACTTTATACCCTCAACTTTCATTTATATTGAGTGAAAAATCAACCCACCTTCGGGAAATGTTTTGCTTGAGTAACTCTGTCAGCATGAGCTAACCCACAAAAATTGGACGCTGACAAGGGGATAACAAATTCATTAGAGAGAATTACACACATCAAGATTTGAGAAATGCAATGACACATTGCAATGAGCTACAAAAATTGGAGCAAGATTGGCACAATAATAAGAACATGACTGATAAAGCAACATTAGTAATACAGCAAGTAATTCAATTCATCATCACACATATGGATTTGTTAGGTATCCATTATATAAGTAGCACCTCAACGGCTCAACCATGCCTCATCAAATATTTCTGCAAGTCATTGCCCTTCGTTAGAATGAGGGAAGCTCTAGTGTATTAACATTTCACAAGCCTAAGCCATCCTCTGAATGCAAAtcttaagttttgttctcagTGCCCAATTTAGATCAGGTCTCAAGTAGTTACCACTAAAATTGAAAGGGACGTTTCCTTTCCGAAGAAACAAGTTTTAACCTGATATGTTGTGATACAAAGAATTTCGTAATCAAATTCTTGTAGGAAAAAACCCAGAAAGGAAAAACCTCAGAGAAGTTGATCCATAATGTTTGAGTTTGATTAATGAATATGATGAAGACAAGGCAGATAGCAAGGACTACTCGACAAACACAAACATGGACATGTTCTCCATATAAGagaacaaaaaatgtgaaattgcCACCAAATACAAGCCTacggagagaaagagaaagctcACCACATGCTTTACTCTATTCTCATTTTAACTTCTAAAAATTTGAACAGATCAATAGGTGTCATGTTTTCCTCCATCTGCTTTCAAAGTTCTCCTTGAAAATGTAGGGTCTATATAATTAGTACtataacaacaaaaaatatggaaaaaatCCATAGGCTCATGTTTACCAAAGATGGTGTCAGTTATCCACTTATCCCCAAATCCCATAGAGCTGTCACGCTCCAACATACCCTTACAAAAAATCATGAAGGAAGGGCTTCTCAGAGCAAGCCTCATTCAGCATTGTCTTTGTCTGCCCTGCTTGTAACTTCTTTAATACTTCAGATCCTTGGGATTCAGGGATTTGCTGATTCACAAGAGAAGTGTAAGCATCTAACCAGTAATTTGAAGAAACAAACCATTTACACAATAATGTTAAATGAAAATCCCAGACAAATACTATTACCTTTGTCAGCCATAACATGTAAGTAACGGCATAAACTGCTTGTGCTTCAAAATCTTCAAAGTCACTATCCAAAATTGTTGAGCAGGTGTATAGGAGACATATCTCATTATCCAAAAAAGTACATATGCTGTTGTTTATGCATAAATTATCCCTTGAAAGGCATGATTTGCCACTAAGATTAGCAGCAAAATGGTTTATCCAACATATGGAGACAAAGCGGCGATGGATCCATAAAGCCTGTGAAAccataaaaataaacaatttctAATAAATTATCAATGATCACAATCAAAGTATACCACAGGGATTTTGGAAAAACAATCTTCTTGTTATAGCATGACCATAAGCGCTCCGCCAAAAGAGGCTTAGTGTTCCTTCAGATAGAAGCAAATGCATGTAAAACAAGCTAGGCATGATAAGCATCCATGCTCCAGCTTCCGAGTGTTGACATTGTGGGGGATTAAGAAATTGTATGATGAATTTTGTGCAACAAGTGGGATGATGAACACAAACATTTGATGGTTTCATGTATTGAAAAATACTCTCAACCAATCAAGGACGGTGAACTCAAGTTCTTCCCTTCCATTTTCCCACTAAGTAGCCACTGTAAAAACATTGCAACTCTACAAACATAAAGGCAGTACTAAGTTGGAGagatgtttattttattattacacCAATACCAAAACtaggtaaaaggtaaacaactcccatgcatgCAGTGGTTGAGATTGAGGACGAGTATGATATACACAGaccttacctccacataatatgtggtaaggctgtttccaggaattgaacttgtgacctctatgTTACACCATTGCAATCTACCACCGGACCACATGTTTGCTtgtaaaaagtaaacaacactCATGCACAAGGCCCTGCAGTGGGCGGGACCGAggacaagcaagatgtacgcagaccttaccccacataaaatgtggagaggctgttcagaattaaacatgtgacctctaggttgcacccctgcaagtTCACCTGCATACCGCCTGTCCCCGACCCTGCCAATGCCAAAACTAAAGTACCAAAATCACATTCAAAAATGTTGTTATTGCATAAAATAGATCTTGAATTGACTATAAACTTCTAACTATCCAATCCACCTTTTTCCTTCAAAGGGAAAACAGTAGGTGAgtacatgagagagagagagagagagagagagaggcatacCTCTCTTCCAACATACCGCTTTATCAGTAGTTCGTTCCAATCAAGCTCCTCCTATCATAGCCACACTATCAATAAATCAACCACCAAAGTACATAGCTGATGTAGTTGTCAATCAAAAACAATTATAAAAACATCTAAAACAATTTGTTTGTTGGTTCGTAGATAACCATAGAAGTGAACATAACATTGTTTTGGTTATCCACAACAGGGCTACTTGATGCCATGCTCAACCAACAGACATTTTAGATGGTGTGGATAAGAAAGAATACACTCACAATGCAAAAACATTAAGGTTGAACATCAAGTAAAAACTAAGGAAACCAAAGTTGAGGACTTCCAATTTACATGATAACATTTGATATGAGGGAATCCAGATGTATCATCATGTTAAAGGAAAACTGCAAAAATGATGATTTGGTGTTGTTCATTGGAAACACATCAACCACCACCATTACACGTGCACACAAGGCACACATGTGCCAGGAGAAATCAACAAATATTAGTaactaagaatacaaaaaataataccTTCCACATTCGACATATCTCATCATTGTGACCAGAAGATTTATCTTCCTTCTCATGACAGGAGTCCTCCACCATCCTATGCATTAGTCGCTGCAACATAATTAAAATTGAAAGTGTGAGGACCATGCTAGCACAAATTTCTTATGCCCCAATTTAACATACTATACACAAAAGAATATTGAGTTTATATCTAGCACTGTGATTGATCAGTTAATGGCCAAAAAAAGTGGAAAGAACAGCCTGCCCCTGGTTAATACCAATATACACAACCAAGACTAAGGCAGTAAAAAGTATGTTTGCACAATCATAATGACACTTTCAAGCAGGGTTTTTCAAACCCAATATCATAAGGAGTGTTGATATTCTAATCTTTTTAATCTATCATAACATATTATGTTGTATTTAGTAAGTTTTTGATATAACAGAAGTACTCATTCATTTAGAGTGTAAGTGTTCTTTTCTGCAAAAACATATAGGAATATAAAATTACCCTGCGATAGTGAAAGCAAGAATTATCAGCAACATGCAGTGCAGCCCAATCTCTCGATTTCAGCAACTCACATAGCACCTGAACACCCATTTATATACGTAATCAGATCCATGTACCAAGATGAAATTCATCACAAGACAAAACGATAAAAAACAGTGCAAGGGAGTTTGAGTAAAGTGATATTTAAGAATATAAAAGGCCTAGCACAAAACTTTCCAACGTGTGATGCTATCTACATTTAGGGCCTAGTTATGGGGATTGAGCGGGGATGGGGAGACGGGTGGAGAAGGGAACTACTATTCTTTGGAGTTTCTTTAATTGTAAGGGAAAGGGAATGAAGGTGACCCAATCCCTATCATTCCCTTCCCCACCTTCAACAGTTACTCCCCACCAAATCAATGGGAATGGATGGGAAATAGATATGAAACTTCTATGTCCAAATTTATTCCCCAAAGCTACATtaataaaatcattaaaaatgGTATACATTTAAAAGCAATACACTCGCTTCCATCCAATTATAAAACTCTGCAGGGAGGTTAAATTCTTCCACGCACTCCCCTTCCCATCCTCTCCAAAAATAGTATCACAAGGTCTTCAGGTATTAGGGAAAATATAAATAAGCTCGACTAACCAATTCCTTTGTCATGTAGGAAACTATCCAACAACGGTGGTTCCACGCACGATAATTCATCTTTGATTTCTGCAAATAAGTGGTAGACCAAATCAGGGGGGAAAAGGAATTGCCACTTTTCTAACGGGTAcataaaatccatcaaaaggcCATGTCCAAACAGTCATTAGTATGACCACGAAGTTGGAGTAAGAATTGCACAACTATCATGATGCAGAAAGCCTAATTGAAAAGGCACATGTAATGGTTAAACTTCAGACCTCTATCGAAAGTTGATAGCACCGTCACTAACAGCCTCAATAGATCAAATTTCTTTATTGTTCAAATAAGatgattattttttcttttgaataaaataaaaattaagataatTCATTTCCAAAATTGGATTAAGGAAACTGAAAAATATACATTCTTTGCCAATGATGTGTTAGGTattatacaaattttaaaaaaatatttgatgcaGCACATCCAAGAGGAATGACAACGCCATTTGGACCACTGTTCTACCAAACAATTACAAAGTTTCCAATTCACTTAGTTCCATCACTCTTTACTTTATTTGTTCACAAATTCAGGCTAGTATGGAGAGAATTCATAACCCTTCCAAACAATCGTGTTACTAGAATGTCACCTTTAGTGGTCTTCAGCGGAGACTTAAGCATAATACAGGAGTCAAAGTTTCAAACTAACGTTCGTAAATTCTCCATAACAGGTTGCATTAAAAAGATCCTCCATACTAGAATCTAACTAGCAATGAGAAACATGtttagaatttaaaaaataataataataaacctCAAGCACCAACTACATTAACTACAAAAGTTTAATAAACCTTCCTTATTTACTAGTATCAATTTCCTATAACAAAATTTAAAACCTCGGCTATTTTTTCCACTAGCTCAGATTCGTTTTCCAAGACCTCCTGGAAAGTGGGGCATTTTCCAGCAATAATCTTGATCACCCACCGCCTGCCAACAATTAGTAAACTTTTAGGAAGTGTAAAACTTATGATTTAACTTGTGGGGAAACAGGAAGTCAATAAGTTAACTATCAGAATCAACAAAATGAGAACACATTATAGGCAGACACAAATTATTGAAAGGAATTGAACACCATCAGGATAACTAAAAACAATGCCATTGAAAATATTTCACCTATGGCACCAGGCATGCTCGCTTTTAGGAGAATAGGAGAGGACCAGGGCAGACAAAAGAAGCTCATCAATAAACGTTGAGATGGACTGCTTCTTTGACACAACTAGCTTTCTGTGCAACACATTCAGGATCCAACTAAGTATCAAACAATAAAAACTAGCAACAGGCACGTTAATTACGCAACAGATTTAAAATCTTTGTAGTACTACAGAATGATAGACCCTTTCAAACGACTAGCAAATGACTTTAGTAACACAGAACAACATTTTAGGATCCTATCACAGAAATACACACAGTGATCAAGCATATTACCTGGAATTCCATGCAGTGCCAAAATCAGAGCTTAAAAGCAAAAGAACTCGGCTGTGCTTCATTACTTCACTCTCGAAACTACCACAGGAAGATGAAAAGCTAGACTGTGCAGCTTCAACTCCAGCCGAACAAGAGAAATCCTCGATCATCCTCTTGTATTGCATAGCTGCAGCAGTAAATGCACATTTGGCGGCATTGTATAACGGAAGAAGCACTGCGGTTGAAATGCCCAATTTATGATCCCTAATCCAAAAGTAATCAAGCGTTTCACTGCCATGATCGAGATTATCATCTCCCTCTTTGGCTAGTGTAACAAACTGGGATGGGTGGAGAAACCCTACTTCCTCACTGCACCAAACAAAAGGAGAATTGGAAATTGTGACAAATGGCTGAGGGAGATAAGAATTTGTGTGAATATCACAGTACTTACATCAAAGGATCCGATTCCAGTATGTATTCGAATTTCTGTAACAGATCGAAAGCCTTCCCTTCGCGAATTGACTCTGCTTCTCTCATCTTTTGATCTCCCAATCAATCCGGCAGTGAAGGGTCCAAAACAGTTGGATTCAGAATTACTGGCGCTCTGAAAGTTCTGAGAAAAGGAGAAACGTTAAAAAGCCTCAGCC carries:
- the LOC119983490 gene encoding ankyrin repeat-containing protein BDA1-like, whose product is MSTRTHTHTHIYTHISYAPKHLKTQKSSFYQGMDIRLFEAAQIGNVNILHQLLAQNPLILNSITLLYSENPLHVASTAGHVEFVKEILRLKPDLAKELNRDGFSPMHMAAANGHVEITQELLKADCENCRLEGRDARTPLHFAAMKGRTSIITEMVSACAECIEDVTVSKETALHLAINCSQFEVIRVLVGSIKELKKEQILNMKDEQGNTALHLATWKKQRRVSNSFIIIVIIKYTVSLQVIGLLLESGAGILEVNAVNQCGLTALDILQIFPSEAGDREIEDNLHYAGATRARDISLSPMPSFGPHNQAVVNSPSEPEMRQFESNNLVDYFKFKKDRDSPSEARSSMLIIAALVAAATFQAAVNPPGGVWQDTYVPNSPNQNLSSINKAHNAGESILGSSKVVGYAIFMFFNSLGFVLSLIMIDILTSKFPLRFELEVCMVAMYFSYNSALINVSPSDLRLSVIITTAILSSIPPVLVAKWMRLFAKWLKEVLMQNLFAPRR
- the LOC119983983 gene encoding protein prenyltransferase alpha subunit repeat-containing protein 1 — encoded protein: MREAESIREGKAFDLLQKFEYILESDPLIEEVGFLHPSQFVTLAKEGDDNLDHGSETLDYFWIRDHKLGISTAVLLPLYNAAKCAFTAAAMQYKRMIEDFSCSAGVEAAQSSFSSSCGSFESEVMKHSRVLLLLSSDFGTAWNSRKLVVSKKQSISTFIDELLLSALVLSYSPKSEHAWCHRRWVIKIIAGKCPTFQEVLENESELVEKIAEKSKMNYRAWNHRCWIVSYMTKELVLCELLKSRDWAALHVADNSCFHYRRRLMHRMVEDSCHEKEDKSSGHNDEICRMWKEELDWNELLIKRYVGREALWIHRRFVSICWINHFAANLSGKSCLSRDNLCINNSICTFLDNEICLLYTCSTILDSDFEDFEAQAVYAVTYMLWLTKQIPESQGSEVLKKLQAGQTKTMLNEACSEKPFLHDFL